The sequence AGATGCAAGCCGCGTCAGCCGAACAAGTCACGCGCTTCGTGCAATATTTGGTGAATCGCTATGCAGCATTCAATGTCATTTGGGTTGCAGTGTCTGAAGCGGAGATGGAAACTCTCTCAAACGGTTCGGCCGAATTTGCCGCCTTGCTTGCGGCGAATGATCCCTACCATCACCCATTTCTAAAATTGGAATCCGAAACAGAGGAGGATTTGCCGGCCTCAAGCCGCACCACAACACGCCCAACCCTGCGCGCTGTTATCGACGCGCCGGAACCGCGTGACGATGAAGCGGCGCGCAAAGCCGTCTGGCGCACGGCGATGGCTGGCGGGTTTTGTGTTTATCAGGAGGGCAAACTCATGAACCAGCCAACGATTTCCGGCGACATGCCGCAAGCCGAAGGCGCACACGTTATGACAACGTTGCGGGAGTTTTGGAACAACGATAGTCACTACGAAATTCGCTGGTGGGAGTTCACGACTTTCGTGCCTCTGGGCAACCGGCGCTGGCTCGCCGGCAATCCCGGAGTCGAGTATGTGATTTATGCGGAAAGCGGCAGCGGTTTCAAAGTCGATCTTTCCGAAGCGGCCGGCCAGATTCAAGGTCAATGGTTCAACACCAAAACCGGACTGTGGAGCACGTTTTTCTCAGGCGAGGCGGGCTCTGCAGTAGCGCTGAAACCACCGGCGGAGGAGTGTGTGGCATATCTTTTGGTGAAAAGATGATCGTCAACCTGTTCGCCCTGTTCCGGCTGTTTATCGAATCCGCGGCGCCAAAGTTGTAAAGAGAGATGAGTGTCGTGAAGAGTATTAATTTTACCCAAGCGTTGCCTTGCGTAGCCGCCCTGTGATGCGTCACAATATAAAACAAAACCCGCTGGTCAAAAATTTTTTGACTTGAGTTTTTTCCCAAGAATCATGTTCGCCGCGCGTATGCTGATCAAAACAAATCACCACGCCCAAAAACAAAAGGGAGGCCGAGCCTAAGACTCAGCCTCCCTTTTTCACGAAAACTCGAACCTCATTCGTTGCTTTGGCGCAGCAGCAACAACCGGACGAGATTGAGCACGGCCACCGCGGCCGCGGCAACATAGGTCAAGGCCGCGGCGGTCAAAACCTTTTTGGCCATGGCGATTTCATCCGCGGCGAGATAGCCACCGTTTTGCAGTTGCACCAGCGCGCGCCGGCTCGCGTCAAATTCCACCGGCAACGTCACGAGCTGGAACAACACCGCACCGGCGAACAACACGATACCGATATTGAGCAGAAACGGCATGCCCATGAACAAACCGGCAATGGCCAGCGGCATGGCGAGCATCGAGCCGATGTTGGCCACCGGGAACAAGCTGGTGCGGAAGCCCAGCGGGCCGTAAGCGGCTTTATGCTGAATCGCGTGCCCGACTTCGTGCGCCGCCACGCTCAAGGCGGCAATCGAATCGCCGTCGTAATTATGCTCGGAGAGGCGGACTTCCTTCTTGGTGGGATCATAGTAGTCCGACAGCATGCCTTCCGAACGTCCGATACTCACGCCGCCGACCCCGTTGCGATTGAGCAGCGAAGCCGCCACTTCCGCGCCGCTGCGGCCGTAACGCGAGCGCACCTGGCTGAATTTGTTGTACGTGCTTTTGACCTTCCATTGCGCCCACAAGGCGAACAGCATGGCCGGCACCAACAAAATCAGATCCATCGTTGAAAACATGAACGGCATGGTCATCCTCCAGTCAAGTATTCAAATGAATGTTTGTTTCCGTTTTGCGCTGAATCTAATGAGGATTTGTGATTGTTTCAAGGCTTATTCCCGCCCCAGTTTGCGTTTGAGGTTGCCCCAGATTTTTTCCGCCTGTTTGGGAAAGACCAGCCAAAATGCTGCGCCTAAAAACAACAGCCCGGGAATGACCGGCAAAAAAAGGCCGAGCAGACCCAGGAAAAGAAAAACCGCGGCCGTACTGTACTTGCGCTTGCGCCATTGCGCAATTTTCTCGTCCAACCGCGCGCGCGAGGAGGATTTTTCGTTGTCTGCAGTTTGACTGTTATCGGGCGACAGGTTCAATAGTTTGGCATTCATGCGGGTTAATGCAAATTTTTTAACATGATCAAGCGATTGCCGTTTACGCGATCCGGATGATATTCCAAATGATCGACAGAACGGCGGATAATGTGCATGCCGAAACCGCCGGTGCGGCGTTTGGCAACGGCATCCTGTACGTCATAATCGGTTTGCGGTTTCATCTGAAAGCTCAAACCGGTATCACGTATGACGATGAGGAAGCGCTCAGAGTTGTATTGCACCGTGAGATCGATCCAATTTTCGGGGTTGGAATGATAGGCATGTTCGATTACATTCAAGCAGGCTTCATAAACCGCAATGCGAATCTTGCCGATTTCACGCGCGTTCATGCCCGCCAGTTTGGCGTGTTCGATGACAAAATCACACAACTGGTAAAGTTTGGAAACGCTGCTCTCCACGCGCAGCGTGAACGATTGCGCCTCCGCCAGATTCAGCGCGGTGAGATCGCCAAAATTTTTGATATCGGTTGCCGGGTACAAATCGTTGTCAAGATCGAGCAATAACGGCGGTTCCGCGATTTCAGCGAGAGGGTTGGCGCTTCCTTCCTCATGCGCGACAGCGGGAATGGCCGAGGCAATCGCGACGGGAAGCGCGGCCGTGTCCGGCGGATCGACCAGATAACTCCAGGCGGTGAACGCGTTCAACTTATTCCTGGCAGTGTCAGAAATTTTTTCGAGCTTAAGCTCGCCATTGCGCAGACGCGCGCGCTGCGCCGCGGCGACCAGCAATGCGATCAACTTGACGGAAGGAAACGGAATATTTTCCATGTCGATGACGTAATGCGCCTTATCCTGGCTCAACGTCATCTCCAGATACGTGCTCAAGCGCGCCACCAGGTCCGGCATGGGCGCATTGCTTTCAAAGCGAATTTTGATGACGAACGGCGGGCCTTCCACCGTTTCGACAAAGAAAAGTTGCTTCTTCATAACAATCGATTATGCGTTCTTCGTCATCGTATCAGACCGGTTTGCCAGGTCTGGAACTGTTTAGCGTTACAGGCGATCTGCGCAAATGCGCCTTACTATACCGTCAACCGGCGTCAAATGATCATTTTTTGCATCACAAAATTTGTTTGCCGGCTTGCACAAAAGCAATTTTTTGCCCGCAAAAAT comes from Cytophagia bacterium CHB2 and encodes:
- a CDS encoding zinc metallopeptidase; the protein is MTMPFMFSTMDLILLVPAMLFALWAQWKVKSTYNKFSQVRSRYGRSGAEVAASLLNRNGVGGVSIGRSEGMLSDYYDPTKKEVRLSEHNYDGDSIAALSVAAHEVGHAIQHKAAYGPLGFRTSLFPVANIGSMLAMPLAIAGLFMGMPFLLNIGIVLFAGAVLFQLVTLPVEFDASRRALVQLQNGGYLAADEIAMAKKVLTAAALTYVAAAAVAVLNLVRLLLLRQSNE
- a CDS encoding ATP-binding protein; the protein is MKKQLFFVETVEGPPFVIKIRFESNAPMPDLVARLSTYLEMTLSQDKAHYVIDMENIPFPSVKLIALLVAAAQRARLRNGELKLEKISDTARNKLNAFTAWSYLVDPPDTAALPVAIASAIPAVAHEEGSANPLAEIAEPPLLLDLDNDLYPATDIKNFGDLTALNLAEAQSFTLRVESSVSKLYQLCDFVIEHAKLAGMNAREIGKIRIAVYEACLNVIEHAYHSNPENWIDLTVQYNSERFLIVIRDTGLSFQMKPQTDYDVQDAVAKRRTGGFGMHIIRRSVDHLEYHPDRVNGNRLIMLKNLH